In Sutterella faecalis, a genomic segment contains:
- a CDS encoding TIGR04076 family protein yields MKKVRITILKTTFDSELAKEFGMIGLGPCPLMKAGAVYYADYAKPEGFCDEAWKAIYQYVFALAHGAGENLFYYGDWIRKPGVAIVSCNDGLRPVIMKLEATDIPSEPPKPAESREQSIEFRKQV; encoded by the coding sequence ATGAAAAAAGTTCGAATCACCATTCTCAAGACGACGTTCGACTCTGAACTTGCGAAGGAGTTCGGAATGATCGGCCTCGGACCTTGTCCGCTCATGAAGGCGGGAGCGGTTTACTACGCCGACTACGCAAAACCGGAAGGCTTCTGCGACGAAGCCTGGAAGGCGATCTATCAGTACGTTTTTGCGCTCGCGCACGGCGCGGGCGAAAACCTCTTCTACTACGGCGACTGGATCAGAAAGCCCGGCGTAGCGATCGTCTCCTGCAATGACGGGCTCCGGCCAGTCATCATGAAGCTCGAGGCAACGGACATACCTTCGGAACCGCCCAAACCGGCAGAAAGCCGCGAGCAGTCCATCGAATTCAGGAAGCAAGTCTGA
- a CDS encoding LysR family transcriptional regulator — translation MKKALDRDRLIFFKTLYKTQNLVNAAYQLGIPPATASRLLAKLRETFKDELFTRCAGGLAATWRATELMPQVRRILDDYEHLLEENTFDPKSLVRNFHIGGVDHGVLFLAPAISRITTIAPGVSVEMSEITNDWSVELRTGELNAVISPMESVPEGFHYLPLLENCTNKFVCRPGHPLEKLAGEKGHLTMEDILRYGFVEVTWRPTNFFRLLKSREDAEYAKRRVVFRTPYFIGATRVVASSDLIMFVSALLADWCIKKRILNALPVAAMSSTEGRFTPKLIWHDRGHNDPAMQWLRGMILSAVRNPDFLAGE, via the coding sequence ATGAAAAAAGCACTGGACCGCGACAGACTCATTTTCTTCAAGACCCTCTATAAGACGCAGAATCTGGTGAATGCGGCCTATCAGCTCGGGATACCGCCCGCAACTGCCTCGAGACTTCTCGCGAAGCTCCGGGAAACCTTCAAGGACGAGCTCTTCACGCGCTGCGCCGGAGGCCTTGCCGCCACCTGGCGCGCGACGGAACTCATGCCGCAGGTGCGCAGAATCCTTGACGACTATGAGCATCTCCTGGAAGAGAATACCTTTGACCCGAAGTCCCTCGTGAGGAACTTCCATATCGGCGGGGTCGATCACGGCGTACTCTTCCTTGCGCCCGCAATTTCCCGGATCACGACGATCGCTCCGGGCGTTTCCGTAGAGATGAGCGAAATCACGAACGACTGGTCCGTGGAGCTGCGGACCGGAGAGCTCAATGCCGTCATCAGTCCCATGGAAAGCGTTCCGGAAGGCTTCCATTACCTGCCGCTTCTTGAAAACTGCACGAATAAGTTCGTCTGCAGGCCGGGGCATCCGTTGGAGAAGCTTGCGGGCGAGAAGGGACATCTCACGATGGAGGACATCCTCCGCTACGGCTTCGTTGAAGTGACATGGCGGCCCACCAACTTCTTCCGGCTCCTCAAAAGCCGGGAGGATGCGGAGTATGCCAAGCGCCGGGTCGTCTTCAGGACGCCGTACTTCATCGGAGCCACGCGCGTCGTGGCGTCGAGCGACCTCATCATGTTCGTTTCCGCGCTCCTTGCCGACTGGTGCATCAAGAAGAGAATCCTCAATGCGCTTCCTGTTGCAGCCATGAGTTCGACGGAAGGACGCTTCACGCCGAAGCTCATCTGGCATGACAGAGGCCACAACGACCCGGCCATGCAGTGGCTTCGGGGCATGATCCTCTCGGCCGTGAGGAACCCGGATTTCCTCGCAGGCGAATAG
- a CDS encoding aryl-sulfate sulfotransferase yields MSFKSKLTPVAISLALVAGFSLPTAVMAGGGGSGPAVQYVAPGKIGEIVVNPYKIAPLTAIIKNGGYELKDASVRIVPKAGGQEIAYKVSNKALRTYAGIPVFGLYPDYNNKVEVSYTYIFNGKETRVEKEVYTMYAPAVYTPVNGSMAQHHNMFETEVVKVDPEFKDRLYLINNFLSTAPKQGRVVWNNPTGGALEWNYYPQNAILDTKGEVRWYMHVEPIYDPETIYRSGIMMGFHQNPDGAFTFGYGQRYAKYDLMGREIFNRRLPDGYADFSHALDPAQNGHLFLRVSNADYRRPDGKRVHTVRDVIAEVDQNGQVVDDFRLYDILDPYRDNVIKAMDQGAVCLNIDASKSGHTLSAAELAAMDQNNQFGDIAGVGPGRNWAHVNSVDYDPSDDSIIISSRHQSAVVKIGRDKKVKWILASPEGWRGELAKKVLTPVDANGNKIKCEGSKCEGGFDWTWTQHTGWRIDSKSDKNVFYLSVFDNGDARGMEQPPLPDMKYSRAVIYKIDQNKMTVQQIWEYGKERGFEWYSPITSLVEYQTDKDSVMVYSATASLIMKEFNTKAPNPIINEFKWGAKEPSVEIKIKSSLGYQAMPVSLEKAFDLK; encoded by the coding sequence ATGTCCTTCAAGTCCAAGCTGACGCCGGTTGCCATCTCGCTCGCACTCGTCGCGGGCTTCAGCCTCCCGACTGCCGTCATGGCGGGCGGCGGCGGCTCCGGCCCTGCCGTGCAGTACGTTGCCCCGGGCAAGATCGGCGAAATCGTCGTCAACCCCTACAAGATTGCTCCGCTCACGGCCATCATCAAGAACGGCGGCTATGAGCTCAAGGACGCCTCCGTTCGCATCGTTCCGAAGGCGGGCGGCCAGGAAATCGCCTACAAGGTGAGCAACAAGGCCCTTCGCACCTATGCCGGCATTCCGGTGTTCGGCCTCTACCCCGACTACAACAACAAGGTTGAGGTGAGCTACACGTACATCTTCAACGGCAAGGAAACGCGCGTTGAAAAAGAGGTCTACACGATGTACGCCCCGGCGGTCTACACCCCGGTGAACGGCTCGATGGCTCAGCACCACAACATGTTTGAAACCGAAGTCGTGAAGGTTGATCCGGAATTCAAGGACCGCCTCTACCTCATCAACAACTTCCTCTCGACCGCTCCGAAGCAGGGCCGCGTGGTCTGGAACAACCCCACCGGCGGCGCGCTGGAGTGGAACTACTACCCGCAGAACGCCATTCTCGATACGAAGGGCGAAGTCCGCTGGTACATGCATGTCGAACCCATTTATGACCCGGAAACCATCTATCGCTCCGGCATCATGATGGGCTTCCATCAGAACCCCGACGGTGCCTTCACGTTCGGCTACGGCCAGCGTTATGCGAAGTACGACCTCATGGGCCGCGAAATCTTCAATCGCCGCCTCCCCGACGGTTATGCCGACTTCTCGCACGCGCTTGACCCCGCTCAGAACGGCCACCTCTTCCTGCGCGTTTCGAATGCCGACTATCGCCGTCCCGACGGCAAGCGCGTCCACACCGTCCGCGACGTCATTGCTGAAGTCGATCAGAACGGACAGGTGGTTGACGATTTCCGCCTCTACGACATCCTCGACCCGTATCGCGACAACGTGATCAAGGCGATGGACCAGGGCGCGGTCTGCCTCAACATCGACGCCTCTAAGTCCGGCCATACGCTCTCGGCTGCTGAACTCGCCGCCATGGACCAGAATAACCAGTTCGGCGACATCGCGGGCGTGGGCCCGGGCCGTAACTGGGCGCACGTCAACTCGGTCGACTATGACCCGAGCGACGACTCGATCATCATCTCCTCGCGCCATCAGTCCGCCGTCGTCAAGATCGGCCGCGACAAGAAGGTGAAGTGGATTCTTGCTTCGCCCGAAGGCTGGAGAGGCGAACTCGCGAAGAAGGTCCTGACGCCGGTTGACGCCAACGGCAACAAGATCAAGTGCGAAGGCAGCAAGTGCGAAGGCGGGTTCGACTGGACGTGGACCCAGCACACCGGCTGGCGCATCGACTCGAAGTCCGACAAGAACGTCTTCTATCTCTCCGTCTTCGATAACGGCGACGCCCGCGGCATGGAACAGCCCCCGCTGCCCGACATGAAGTACTCCCGCGCTGTGATCTACAAGATCGACCAGAACAAAATGACGGTCCAGCAGATCTGGGAATACGGCAAGGAACGCGGCTTCGAATGGTACAGCCCGATCACGTCGCTAGTTGAATACCAGACCGATAAGGATTCCGTGATGGTCTACTCCGCCACGGCGAGCCTCATCATGAAGGAATTCAACACCAAGGCTCCGAACCCGATCATCAACGAATTCAAGTGGGGTGCCAAGGAACCCTCCGTTGAAATCAAGATCAAGAGCTCGCTCGGCTACCAGGCTATGCCTGTGAGCCTCGAAAAGGCCTTCGACCTGAAGTAA
- a CDS encoding Crp/Fnr family transcriptional regulator, translating into MLLPRFFFSQDFAPFRPFLLGLLPRARRFRRGEFLWRPGEPFGTVFYIDSGLVRSAVEGKHDRRNTAWHGPGTIFPVVHSEQFALENSITAEAVTDVAALEFTNDEILSAIRRNSDFAVATIDWYSRYVNLLLFTSSSLSFAKTVSALAAVLLLLFKNVPEAQLGRDEELRVTQTELAELLGIDRASLVRALATLRNSGAIATARGVLKLASIDSLREAAREIQ; encoded by the coding sequence ATGCTGCTTCCTCGATTTTTCTTCTCTCAGGATTTCGCGCCGTTCCGGCCTTTTCTTCTCGGGCTCTTGCCGCGCGCGAGGCGTTTTCGACGCGGTGAATTTCTCTGGCGTCCGGGCGAGCCTTTCGGGACCGTTTTCTATATTGATTCCGGGCTCGTCCGTTCTGCGGTTGAGGGAAAGCACGACCGCCGAAACACCGCCTGGCACGGTCCCGGAACCATTTTTCCGGTAGTGCATTCAGAACAATTCGCGCTTGAGAATTCGATTACGGCAGAAGCCGTCACCGACGTCGCTGCGCTTGAATTCACGAACGACGAGATCCTCTCGGCCATCCGCCGGAATTCTGACTTTGCAGTAGCAACCATCGACTGGTACTCCAGGTATGTCAATCTCCTGCTCTTTACGTCGAGCAGTCTTTCGTTTGCGAAAACAGTTTCAGCCCTGGCTGCGGTCCTTCTTCTCCTCTTTAAGAATGTGCCGGAGGCGCAGCTCGGACGCGATGAAGAACTGCGCGTGACGCAGACGGAACTCGCTGAGCTCCTCGGCATTGACCGCGCGAGCCTTGTCCGCGCTCTGGCGACCCTGAGAAATTCCGGAGCCATTGCCACTGCACGCGGCGTACTGAAGCTCGCCAGCATCGACAGCCTTCGCGAAGCCGCCCGCGAGATTCAATGA
- a CDS encoding ABC transporter substrate-binding protein, translated as MTRFVRTQVCAALSAISLAFAAGGAAAADFSWSSAGDILTFDIHAQNENLNITAISAVYEGLLRWSPDRKLEPALATRYERVPEGFLFTIREGVKFHEGETLTPEDVVFSINRALNPRSQFKSFCEGIIKAEKAGPNQVLIRTTNGSPVILNQLVDLKIMSESWAKAHGALEPQNYIAKEESYAARHANGTGPFRLVTREEDVKTVFAANHDWWDEKNRSGNVENATFRPIASASTRTAALLSGEVDFVIDPAAQDLQRLKRSSGVKVTEGPENRTLMVALDEYRDNSPYVRDAAGKPLAQNPFKDKRVREALFISVNRDGIKRGVMRGLSVPTGTIVTSIVNGWDKTAAEPPKADIAGAKKLLAEAGYPQGFGFTLDCPNNRWTNDEATCKALASQWGRIGVKVEVNTMPRAKYFPKVLSFDTSAGLVGWGAPTFDALYALQSLSATFNPKTGDGIANIGRVSLPAMDEALNKIRAEENPEKRNALIGEALRIERENVLHVPVHELMIAWAMRDKVAVVHRPDNRLTMEWVNVK; from the coding sequence ATGACGCGTTTCGTCCGCACTCAGGTTTGTGCAGCGCTTTCCGCGATTTCCCTCGCTTTCGCCGCCGGCGGCGCAGCCGCGGCGGACTTCAGCTGGTCGAGCGCGGGCGACATTCTCACGTTCGACATTCACGCTCAGAATGAGAACCTCAACATCACGGCGATCTCCGCCGTCTATGAGGGGCTTCTGCGCTGGTCGCCCGACCGCAAGCTCGAACCGGCGCTTGCCACCCGCTATGAGCGCGTCCCCGAAGGGTTCCTCTTTACGATCCGCGAGGGCGTCAAGTTCCATGAGGGCGAAACGCTCACGCCCGAAGACGTCGTCTTCTCCATCAACCGTGCATTAAATCCGAGGAGCCAGTTCAAGAGCTTCTGCGAAGGGATCATCAAGGCTGAAAAGGCCGGTCCCAATCAGGTGCTCATCCGCACGACGAACGGCTCGCCCGTCATTCTCAATCAGTTGGTCGACCTCAAGATCATGAGCGAATCCTGGGCAAAGGCGCATGGCGCGCTTGAACCCCAGAACTACATCGCGAAGGAAGAGTCCTATGCTGCCCGTCACGCGAACGGCACGGGCCCCTTCAGGCTCGTCACCCGCGAAGAGGACGTGAAGACGGTCTTTGCCGCCAATCATGACTGGTGGGATGAAAAGAACCGCTCGGGCAATGTGGAAAACGCCACCTTCCGACCGATCGCATCGGCTTCCACCCGCACGGCGGCGCTCCTCTCGGGTGAAGTCGACTTCGTCATCGACCCGGCCGCCCAGGATCTGCAGCGCCTGAAGCGCTCCTCCGGCGTCAAGGTTACGGAAGGCCCGGAAAACCGAACGCTCATGGTGGCGCTCGATGAGTACCGCGATAATTCCCCCTACGTCCGCGATGCGGCAGGCAAGCCTCTCGCTCAGAATCCCTTCAAGGATAAGCGCGTGCGCGAAGCGCTCTTCATTTCCGTCAACCGCGACGGCATCAAGCGGGGCGTCATGCGCGGACTTTCCGTTCCGACCGGAACGATCGTCACCTCAATCGTGAACGGCTGGGATAAAACCGCTGCCGAACCCCCGAAGGCCGACATCGCCGGCGCGAAGAAGCTCCTTGCGGAAGCGGGCTACCCCCAGGGCTTCGGCTTTACGCTCGACTGCCCCAACAACCGGTGGACGAACGATGAGGCGACCTGCAAGGCGCTTGCTTCCCAGTGGGGCCGCATCGGCGTCAAGGTTGAGGTCAACACCATGCCGCGCGCGAAGTACTTCCCGAAGGTGCTGAGCTTTGATACCTCTGCCGGTTTGGTCGGCTGGGGCGCGCCTACCTTTGATGCGCTCTATGCGCTGCAGTCGCTTTCAGCCACCTTCAATCCGAAGACGGGCGACGGTATTGCCAACATCGGCCGCGTGTCGCTCCCCGCCATGGATGAGGCGCTCAACAAAATCCGTGCCGAAGAGAATCCTGAAAAGCGCAATGCCCTGATCGGCGAAGCGCTTCGCATTGAGCGCGAAAACGTCCTTCACGTCCCGGTTCATGAACTCATGATCGCCTGGGCCATGCGAGACAAGGTTGCGGTGGTTCATCGCCCCGACAACCGTCTCACGATGGAATGGGTAAACGTCAAGTAA